The nucleotide window CGATCACGCGGTGATATTTAGTAAAGTCAATATGTCCAGTTTGGTTGCGCCGAAGGATATTAAAAACAAACGGCAGCTTTTTGTGGCGAGTAACCGTATTTCCAGAAGCTATTTTGACTATGTAATTTGTGACCCGCGCACGTTAGAACCGCGAGTGATTCTAGAGCTGGATGATGGAAAGCCTCTTCATAAAGGCAAGGCTGCGCGACAAAAACTGCTGATTCACGTGTGTAAAACAGCCAATTTGCCACTAATTGGTACTTCGATAAAGCACAGTTACCAGGTAGGGCGATTGCGTCGTTTACTTGCGGCGCACATAGAATTGATCGAGCCGGGTAAAGAGGTGCGTTTTTGTAAAAAGTGCAGCAGCCCGATGATAATTAGGACAGCCAGTCAAGGTGAATTAAAAGGCCGACGCTTTTTCACTTGTAGCCGTCAACCAAACTGTACTTACACCGAGAACTACAACGTGGTGTTTGATGCTCCAGACGAATAACGATGGACGATTAGCAATCAACAAAATGATGAGTAAAAATTTTGCTTGTCTGGGGCTTTGACTTGTTTGAGTCAAAGCCTTTTTAGTAATTTGGAGCCAAGCATTCAGAGGTGATTTGGGTATAAGTCCTATACTTGGAAA belongs to Vibrio sp. STUT-A11 and includes:
- a CDS encoding DUF2726 domain-containing protein translates to MTNIFIIVVLLVVFFFIIQKYVLKHDDTRDYSYCSKGALLRGQEAAFFNALRTAVGDHAVIFSKVNMSSLVAPKDIKNKRQLFVASNRISRSYFDYVICDPRTLEPRVILELDDGKPLHKGKAARQKLLIHVCKTANLPLIGTSIKHSYQVGRLRRLLAAHIELIEPGKEVRFCKKCSSPMIIRTASQGELKGRRFFTCSRQPNCTYTENYNVVFDAPDE